Proteins co-encoded in one Marmota flaviventris isolate mMarFla1 chromosome 9, mMarFla1.hap1, whole genome shotgun sequence genomic window:
- the LOC139701291 gene encoding tripartite motif-containing protein 6-like: MTSTVLGDIRDEVTCPLCLELLTEPVSTDCGHSFCQACITENREESEMSQDKERNCPVCQTSYQPRNLRPNRHLANIAQRLREVVLCPGKQLQVILCAHHGEKLQLFCKEDGKLICWLCERSQEHRGHHTFLMEEVAQEYQEMFQESLKKLRKEQQDAEKLRAFIKEKRASWKTQMEPERQRIQTEFSQLRSILDKEEQRELKKLEEEERKGLSIIEKAEEEVIYQSQSLEELISNLEHRCQGSVMDLLQDVSDVMQRSEFWTLRDPPALPTKLRSMFRAPDLKKMLRVFRELTDVQSYWVDVTMNPHTANLNLVLSKNRRQVRFVGTKLSETSCLEEHHDFSVLGSQQFSSGKYYWEVDVTRKTAWILGVCSNSMGPAFSGSQFANKQNAYSRYQPQTGYWVIGLQHKHEYRAYEDASTSLLLSMTVPPRRVGVFLDYEAGTVSFYNVTNHGLPIYTFTKYYFPTAVCPYFNPCDCVVPMTLRRPSS, encoded by the exons ATGACTTCAACAGTTCTGGGGGACATCCGCGATGAGGTGACCTGCCCCCTTTGCCTGGAGCTCCTGACCGAACCCGTGAGCACAGACTGTGGCCACAGCTTCTGCCAGGCCTGCATCACAGAGAATAGAGAGGAATCAGAGATGAGCCAGGACAAGGAGCGCAATTGTCCTGTGTGCCAGACCAGCTACCAGCCTAGGAACCTCCGGCCTAATCGGCACCTGGCCAACATAGCGCAGCGGCTCAGAGAGGTAGTGTTGTGCCCAGGGAAGCAGCTGCAGGTAATTCTTTGTGCACACCATGGAGAAAAACTCCAGCTCTTCTGTAAAGAGGATGGGAAGCTAATTTGCTGGCTTTGCGAGCGTTCTCAGGAACACCGTGGCCACCATACATTTCTCATGGAGGAGGTCGCCCAGGAGTACCAG GAGATGTTCCAGGAGTCTCTGAAGAAGTTGAGGAAAGAACAGCAGGACGCTGAGAAGCTAAGAGCTTTTATCAAAGAGAAGAGGGCATCCTGGAAG ACTCAGATGGAGCCCGAGAGACAGAGGATCCAGACAGAGTTTAGTCAGCTGCGAAGCATCCTGGACAAAGAGGAACAGCGGGAACTGAAGAagctggaggaggaagaaaggaaggggctgAGCATTATAGAGAAAGCCGAGGAGGAGGTGATCTACCAGAGCCAGTCACTGGAAGAGCTTATCTCAAATCTGGAGCATCGATGCCAGGGCTCAGTAATGGATCTGCTGCAG gatGTGAGTGATGTCATGCAGAG GAGTGAATTCTGGACCCTGAGGGACCCCCCAGCTCTCCCTACCAAGCTGAGAAGTATGTTCCGAGCCCCAGATCTGAAAAAGATGCTGCGAGTGTTTCGAG AGCTGACAGATGTCCAGAGCTACTGGG TGGACGTGACTATGAATCCCCACACGGCTAATTTAAATCTTGTCCTGTCGAAAAACCGGAGACAGGTGAGATTCGTGGGTACTAAGCTGTCTGAGACGTCCTGTCTGGAAGAACATCATGACTTTAGTGTCCTGGGCTCTCAGCAGTTCTCCTCAGGAAAATACTACTGGGAAGTAGACGTGACCAGGAAGACTGCCTGGATCCTGGGAGTGTGTAGCAATTCCATGGGACCTGCATTCTCTGGCAGCCAGTTTGCTAACAAGCAGAATGCCTATTCGAGATACCAACCACAGACTGGATACTGGGTGATTGGGTTACAGCATAAACATGAATATAGAGCCTATGAGGATGCTTCCACTTCCCTGCTCCTGTCTATGACAGTGCCCCCTCGCCGCGTTGGAGTTTTCTTAGACTATGAGGCTGGCACTGTCTCCTTTTATAATGTCACGAACCATGGCTTGCCCATCTACACCTTCACCAAATATTACTTTCCTACTGCCGTTTGTCCATATTTTAATCCTTGCGACTGTGTAGTCCCGATGACCCTGCGTCGCCCAAGCTCCTGA